The following are encoded together in the Variovorax sp. PBS-H4 genome:
- the surE gene encoding 5'/3'-nucleotidase SurE, which produces MKILISNDDGFQAPGIVALHDALKEVAEVEVVAPEHNNSAKSNALTLAAPLYVHKAHNGFRYVTGTPADCVHIALKGLLEYRPDLVVSGINNGANMGDDTIYSGTVGAAMEAYLFGIPAIAFSQIEKGWAHVDAAARAARRLVEQVERDRMLGGAAFLLNVNIPNLPFEELKPIKVCRLGRRHAAEKVITQDSPRGETMYWIAGAGGAKDSGEGTDFHATAAGHIALTPLQIDLTDHAHLEQWRETVARLGKSS; this is translated from the coding sequence ATGAAGATACTGATTTCGAACGACGATGGTTTCCAGGCTCCCGGCATCGTGGCATTGCACGACGCGCTCAAGGAAGTAGCGGAAGTCGAGGTGGTTGCCCCGGAGCACAACAACAGCGCCAAGTCGAATGCGCTCACGCTCGCGGCACCGCTCTACGTGCATAAGGCGCACAACGGTTTTCGCTACGTCACCGGCACGCCGGCGGATTGCGTGCATATCGCGCTCAAGGGTCTGCTCGAGTACCGGCCCGATCTCGTCGTGTCCGGCATCAACAACGGCGCCAACATGGGCGATGACACCATTTATTCGGGCACGGTCGGAGCCGCCATGGAGGCGTACCTTTTCGGCATTCCGGCGATTGCCTTCTCGCAGATCGAGAAGGGGTGGGCGCACGTCGATGCCGCGGCGCGCGCGGCGCGAAGGCTGGTCGAGCAGGTCGAGCGGGATCGCATGCTCGGGGGGGCCGCGTTCCTGCTCAACGTCAACATACCGAATTTGCCTTTCGAAGAGCTCAAGCCCATCAAGGTCTGCAGGCTGGGCCGCCGCCATGCAGCGGAGAAAGTCATCACCCAGGACAGTCCGCGGGGCGAGACCATGTATTGGATCGCCGGCGCGGGCGGCGCCAAAGACAGTGGAGAAGGTACCGACTTCCATGCGACTGCCGCGGGCCACATCGCCTTGACGCCGCTGCAGATCGATCTGACCGACCACGCGCATCTGGAACAGTGGCGCGAGACGGTGGCACGACTGGGCAAGTCCTCCTGA
- a CDS encoding glycoside hydrolase family protein, whose product MNAGRVPAKTLGVSAAILAAWIASEGFAPKPEIPTKGDVPTIGHGATHYEDGRRVTMADPPITRQRAAELAENLLEGTYAQCVRKSLGDTLIHPVEFAQAVDFAGQYGCYRWQQSSMARETKAGNYSQACDAYLLYRFAAGYDCSTLINGLPNKRCWGVWDRQLQRNAKCEAVQ is encoded by the coding sequence TTGAACGCCGGGCGCGTCCCCGCGAAGACGCTGGGCGTCAGCGCCGCCATCCTCGCGGCCTGGATCGCCTCGGAAGGCTTCGCGCCCAAGCCGGAGATCCCGACCAAGGGCGATGTGCCCACCATCGGCCACGGTGCCACGCACTACGAAGACGGCCGGCGCGTGACGATGGCAGACCCGCCCATCACGCGCCAGCGCGCGGCCGAGCTCGCCGAGAACCTGCTCGAGGGCACCTATGCGCAGTGCGTGCGCAAGTCGCTCGGCGACACCCTGATCCACCCCGTTGAGTTCGCCCAGGCCGTCGACTTCGCCGGCCAGTACGGCTGCTACCGCTGGCAGCAGTCATCCATGGCGCGCGAGACGAAGGCGGGCAACTACTCCCAGGCCTGCGATGCATACCTGCTGTATCGCTTCGCCGCGGGCTACGACTGTTCCACGCTCATCAACGGCCTGCCGAACAAGCGGTGCTGGGGCGTGTGGGACAGGCAACTCCAACGAAACGCGAAATGCGAGGCTGTCCAATGA
- a CDS encoding DUF2514 family protein, which translates to MRALAGIFDMLPGALWALLLAGALAFGLVKEAQVHAERTKTAEVRVELADYKATVAETGRLVARARLLELERINLEQRKAVDEAAKETRIAQGHASTARAAGDKLRLQIAKYAAAARRANERAAALERGTAGADPIGVLADVLGRCSQRVEFLAAYADRARIAGRLCEKSYDALGP; encoded by the coding sequence ATGAGGGCGCTCGCCGGGATCTTCGACATGCTGCCGGGCGCGCTATGGGCGCTGCTGCTTGCCGGCGCGCTGGCCTTCGGGCTGGTGAAGGAAGCCCAGGTGCACGCCGAGCGTACGAAGACGGCCGAGGTCCGCGTGGAGCTCGCCGACTACAAGGCCACGGTTGCCGAAACTGGCCGGCTGGTCGCGCGTGCGCGGCTGCTCGAGCTCGAGCGCATCAATTTAGAACAGAGGAAGGCCGTCGATGAAGCCGCAAAAGAAACACGCATTGCCCAGGGCCATGCTTCTACTGCTCGCGCTGCTGGTGACAAGCTGCGCCTGCAAATCGCCAAATACGCCGCCGCCGCGCGAAGAGCGAATGAACGCGCCGCCGCTCTCGAGCGAGGCACGGCAGGAGCCGATCCCATCGGAGTGCTTGCCGACGTGCTCGGCCGCTGTAGCCAGCGAGTGGAATTCCTTGCTGCCTACGCTGACCGTGCCAGAATAGCCGGCCGATTGTGTGAGAAAAGCTACGACGCATTGGGCCCGTGA
- a CDS encoding NADPH:quinone oxidoreductase family protein, with protein sequence MHAWLCENPTGVDALAWKELPTPAPQAGQVLIEIKAASLNFPDLLIVQNKYQMKPPLPFVPGSEYAGVVSAIGEGVTHLRVGQSVACLSGTGGFATHALAPASLCIPLPDGFGHVDAAAFIMIYATSWHALMDRAQLNPGETVLVLGAAGGVGTAAIQIAKTAGAKVIAAASTDEKCELCKSIGADLAINYTTHALPNAFRDAIKVATGGKGPDVIYDPVGGEFAEPAFRSIGWRGRYLVVGFASGPIPSLPLNLMLLKGASVVGVFWGDFAKREPKANAQMMDELVKWYGQGKIKPVIDATMPMAELKAAYAHMGSRGVKGKLVMVN encoded by the coding sequence ATGCACGCATGGCTCTGTGAAAACCCGACCGGCGTCGATGCGCTGGCCTGGAAAGAACTGCCCACCCCAGCGCCTCAGGCGGGCCAGGTGCTGATCGAGATCAAGGCGGCGAGCCTGAACTTTCCCGATCTGCTGATCGTGCAGAACAAATACCAGATGAAGCCGCCGCTACCCTTCGTACCAGGATCGGAGTACGCCGGCGTCGTTTCGGCGATCGGAGAAGGAGTCACCCACTTGCGCGTGGGCCAAAGTGTTGCCTGTCTATCGGGCACAGGCGGATTCGCTACCCACGCGCTAGCGCCTGCTTCTCTCTGCATACCCCTTCCCGACGGCTTCGGGCATGTCGATGCGGCGGCGTTCATCATGATCTATGCCACCTCTTGGCACGCGCTGATGGACCGGGCACAGCTCAACCCCGGCGAGACGGTGCTGGTGCTCGGCGCCGCCGGCGGCGTCGGCACTGCCGCCATACAGATCGCCAAAACCGCCGGCGCCAAAGTAATTGCCGCAGCGTCGACCGACGAGAAATGCGAACTGTGCAAATCCATCGGCGCAGACCTCGCGATCAACTACACCACGCATGCACTTCCCAATGCGTTCCGCGACGCGATCAAGGTTGCGACCGGCGGGAAAGGTCCCGACGTGATTTACGATCCCGTGGGTGGAGAATTTGCGGAACCTGCGTTCCGTTCGATTGGGTGGCGAGGGCGCTATCTGGTGGTGGGTTTCGCATCGGGGCCGATTCCTTCGCTCCCGCTCAATTTGATGCTGCTCAAAGGCGCGTCGGTGGTTGGCGTGTTCTGGGGCGATTTCGCCAAGCGCGAACCCAAGGCGAATGCGCAGATGATGGACGAATTGGTGAAGTGGTATGGCCAAGGCAAGATCAAGCCGGTGATTGACGCCACGATGCCGATGGCCGAACTGAAAGCGGCCTATGCCCACATGGGCTCGCGCGGCGTCAAGGGCAAGCTCGTCATGGTCAACTAA
- a CDS encoding H-NS histone family protein, whose amino-acid sequence MASTLADINSQIKKHDEQIAQLRKQAEELRNQERASVVEELRKKIAEYGLTAADLKLASRGTSRRGTSVAAPKSAAKYRSPTGETWSGGRGRKPRWITEALAAGKSLSEFEIN is encoded by the coding sequence ATGGCCTCAACACTTGCCGACATTAATTCCCAGATCAAGAAGCACGACGAGCAGATTGCGCAATTGCGCAAGCAAGCCGAGGAGCTGCGCAATCAAGAGCGCGCAAGCGTGGTCGAGGAGTTGCGGAAGAAGATCGCAGAATACGGCCTTACCGCAGCCGATTTGAAGCTCGCGTCGCGGGGCACGAGCAGGCGAGGAACTTCTGTCGCCGCGCCGAAGTCTGCGGCAAAGTACCGCAGCCCGACAGGAGAAACCTGGTCAGGAGGACGTGGTCGCAAGCCGCGCTGGATTACCGAGGCACTGGCCGCGGGCAAATCGTTGTCCGAGTTCGAGATCAACTGA
- a CDS encoding SGNH/GDSL hydrolase family protein has protein sequence MKKLLTLALCAFLFACGGGGGGGGFALPVATTPDKTAEPAPQAQKACTVELYGDSIMAGNGTAETPAMVLRALRPELAVIDKAVAGTSLQQLAARFYNDPRSARVIVIENGVIDSWAHMTAAEFKSVLGGMVDYVRAEGRVPVITGFSHQVAGLVLAPGALQGREQLNAAAAELAEAKGVHFADWGSVQFDGPADVPDSVHPGRAYSDRLIERLAVTLDAAAGCRP, from the coding sequence ATGAAGAAGCTCCTGACCCTGGCGCTGTGCGCCTTCCTGTTTGCTTGCGGTGGTGGTGGCGGTGGTGGCGGCTTCGCGCTGCCGGTGGCCACCACGCCCGACAAGACCGCCGAGCCGGCGCCGCAGGCGCAGAAGGCGTGCACCGTGGAGCTCTACGGCGACTCGATCATGGCCGGCAACGGTACCGCGGAAACGCCGGCGATGGTGCTACGCGCGCTGCGCCCCGAGCTCGCCGTGATCGACAAGGCCGTGGCCGGAACGTCGCTGCAGCAGCTCGCGGCGCGTTTCTACAACGACCCGCGATCGGCGCGCGTGATCGTCATCGAGAACGGCGTGATCGACTCGTGGGCGCACATGACCGCGGCCGAGTTCAAGAGCGTGCTGGGCGGGATGGTCGACTACGTGCGCGCCGAGGGCCGGGTGCCGGTCATCACTGGCTTCTCGCATCAGGTTGCGGGCCTCGTGCTCGCGCCGGGCGCGCTCCAGGGCCGCGAGCAGCTCAACGCCGCGGCCGCCGAGCTGGCCGAGGCCAAGGGCGTGCACTTCGCCGACTGGGGAAGCGTGCAGTTCGACGGGCCGGCCGACGTGCCCGACAGCGTGCACCCTGGCCGGGCCTACAGCGATCGCCTGATTGAGCGCCTGGCTGTCACGCTCGATGCTGCTGCGGGGTGCCGGCCATGA
- a CDS encoding holin: protein MSRLETFLEWLGNKATYVGAGTTVASALAAIDWGFWCGILLGLAGLLVNIHFKRQENERQRARDLREREEHQVRLRKLARDSDRAPLEALGADD, encoded by the coding sequence ATGAGCCGGCTCGAGACGTTCCTCGAGTGGCTCGGCAACAAGGCTACCTACGTCGGCGCAGGAACCACTGTCGCGAGCGCCCTCGCGGCGATCGACTGGGGTTTCTGGTGCGGCATCTTGCTCGGCCTCGCCGGCCTGCTGGTCAACATTCACTTCAAGCGTCAGGAGAACGAGCGCCAGCGCGCCCGGGATCTGCGCGAGAGGGAAGAGCACCAGGTGCGCCTGCGAAAGCTCGCGCGGGACTCTGATCGCGCGCCGCTCGAGGCGCTGGGGGCGGACGATTGA